The proteins below are encoded in one region of Epinephelus lanceolatus isolate andai-2023 chromosome 7, ASM4190304v1, whole genome shotgun sequence:
- the spata4 gene encoding spermatogenesis-associated protein 4 produces the protein MSYPQSPKKTGLPREVVKWLQSLDLSFYPKNVRRDFSNGFLVAEILSRYYSHDFPIHSYDKGTSLSAKQRNWSQIEKSLQKQNLHLMKEVIDGVIHCKPGAAELLVQEVYTVLTNRSIREVQRPMSDFTDQEYQELLPTVARSTASKAIKNNLRITEIMAEPDISTNQRKAEMILHRHLEHKAAERILNPGRFNVKPNLGRLAAKNLLSSSGCDECFASYGDTTAKLCSSSTWRGAAVSFKEIKVHQPVRRSLVN, from the exons ATGTCTTACCCACAGTCTCCCAAAAAGACAGGACTGCCGAGAGAAGTGGTGAAATGGCTGCAGAGCCTCGACCTGTCATTTTATCCGAAGAATGTGCGCAG AGATTTTTCCAATGGTTTCCTTGTCGCAGAGATATTGTCTCGTTATTACTCCCACGATTTTCCAATACATTCATATGACAAAGGAACTTCACTTTCTGCCAAACAGAGGAACTGGAGCCAAATAGAAAAG TCTCTACAGAAGCAGAATCTGCACTTAATGAAAGAAGTTATTGATGGAGTCATCCACTGTAAACCAGGAGCAGCTGAATTGTTGGTGCAGGAGGTTTATACTGTCTTAACTAACCGGAG CATCAGAGAAGTTCAACGCCCAATGTCGGACTTCACTGACCAAGAGTACCAGGAGCTTCTGCCCACAGTGGCCCGTTCCACGGCCTCCAAGGCCATCAAGAACAACCTGAGGATAACGGAGATCATGGCCGAGCCCGACATTAGCACAAACCAGAGGAAGGCAGAAATGATCCTCCACAGGCACCTGGAGCACAAGGCTGCAGAGAGGATACTCAACCCCG GGCGTTTTAATGTGAAGCCTAATCTGGGTCGGCTGGCAGCCAAAAATCTTCTGTCATCCAGTGGCTGTGATGAGTGCTTTGCTTCATATGGAGACACTACAGCAA AGTTGTGCTCCTCATCGACGTGGAGAGGAGCTGCTGTTTCCTTCAAGGAGATAAAGGTGCACCAGCCTGTCAGACGCTCACTGGTTAACTAG
- the asb5a gene encoding ankyrin repeat and SOCS box protein 5 isoform X1, translating into MSDPTQELTNKPFAAQLSNVYLSILALFCFKLFIKISLNLLTYFYIVRGNRKEAARISAEFYDYGQQHRSWADRSPLHDAASQGRLLALKTLILQGHSVNVLTIDHVTPLHEACVGDHVTCARALIDAGANVNASTIDGVTPLFNACAVGSVACTEVLLENGAKPQSAVYHPSPIHEATSKGHYGCVEALVTWGADVDMDIPHLGTALYTACVCQELECARKLLREGANVQKGKSLDSPLHAAAEKDSTAVVKLLLDFGADINARNTEFQRPVDVAPPSSLTEGFLLLYEATPRLLSQLCRQCIRSCVGRDRLHLLSHLPLPNRISNYLQYQ; encoded by the exons ATGTCAGACCCAACACAGGAACTCACCAACAAGCCCTTCGCGGCCCAGTTGTCTAATGTTTACCTCAGCATCTTGGCACTCTTCTGCTTTAAGCTCTTTATTAAGATTTCTCTCAACTTGCTGACATACTTCTACATTGTCCGTGGGAACCGTAAAGAGGCTGCCAGGATATCAGCAGAGTTCTATGATTATGGTCAACAGCACA GATCCTGGGCGGACCGCTCACCCCTCCACGATGCTGCGAGTCAGGGCCGCCTCCTGGCTCTGAAGACCCTCATTTTACAG GGTCACAGTGTGAATGTTCTGACAATAGACCATGTGACACCCCTTCATGAGGCCTGTGTCGGAGACCACGTCACCTGTGCCAGAGCTCTCATAGATGCAGGAGCAAAT GTCAATGCTTCCACGATTGATGGAGTCACCCCTCTGTTCAACGCCTGTGCAGTGGGCAGCGTGGCATGCACTGAAGTTCTTTTGGAAAATGGAGCAAAACCCCAGAGTGCTGTATACCATCCATCACCAATACATGAAGCTACAAGCAAAG GTCATTACGgttgtgtggaggctctggtgaCTTGGGGGGCAGATGTGGACATGGACATTCCTCACCTGGGCACAGCGCTCTACACAGCCTGCGTCTGCCAAGAGCTGGAGTGTGCCAGGAAACTCCTGAGGGAAG GTGCAAATGTACAGAAAGGCAAGTCCCTGGATTCACCCTTACATGCAGCTGCAGAAAAGGACAGCACAGCTGTAGTGAAGCTGCTGCTGGACTTTGGTGCAGACATTAATGCCAGGAACACTGAGTTTCAGAGGCCGGTAGATGTGGCTCCACCCAGCAGTCTAACAGAGGGCTTTCTACTGCTATATGAAG CTACACCGAGACTGCTGAGCCAGCTGTGTCGTCAGTGCATCAGGAGCTGCGTCGGCCGTGACAGACTCCACCTTCTTTCCCACCTTCCCCTGCCCAACAGAATTAGTAACTACCTGCAGTACCAATGA
- the asb5a gene encoding ankyrin repeat and SOCS box protein 5 isoform X2 — MITMEEVRDDYENVWNVSAVILDIDFGSWADRSPLHDAASQGRLLALKTLILQGHSVNVLTIDHVTPLHEACVGDHVTCARALIDAGANVNASTIDGVTPLFNACAVGSVACTEVLLENGAKPQSAVYHPSPIHEATSKGHYGCVEALVTWGADVDMDIPHLGTALYTACVCQELECARKLLREGANVQKGKSLDSPLHAAAEKDSTAVVKLLLDFGADINARNTEFQRPVDVAPPSSLTEGFLLLYEATPRLLSQLCRQCIRSCVGRDRLHLLSHLPLPNRISNYLQYQ; from the exons ATGATCACAATGGAGGAAGTTAGGGATGATTACGAAAACGTGTGGAATGTATCGGCTGTAATTCTGGACATTGACTTCG GATCCTGGGCGGACCGCTCACCCCTCCACGATGCTGCGAGTCAGGGCCGCCTCCTGGCTCTGAAGACCCTCATTTTACAG GGTCACAGTGTGAATGTTCTGACAATAGACCATGTGACACCCCTTCATGAGGCCTGTGTCGGAGACCACGTCACCTGTGCCAGAGCTCTCATAGATGCAGGAGCAAAT GTCAATGCTTCCACGATTGATGGAGTCACCCCTCTGTTCAACGCCTGTGCAGTGGGCAGCGTGGCATGCACTGAAGTTCTTTTGGAAAATGGAGCAAAACCCCAGAGTGCTGTATACCATCCATCACCAATACATGAAGCTACAAGCAAAG GTCATTACGgttgtgtggaggctctggtgaCTTGGGGGGCAGATGTGGACATGGACATTCCTCACCTGGGCACAGCGCTCTACACAGCCTGCGTCTGCCAAGAGCTGGAGTGTGCCAGGAAACTCCTGAGGGAAG GTGCAAATGTACAGAAAGGCAAGTCCCTGGATTCACCCTTACATGCAGCTGCAGAAAAGGACAGCACAGCTGTAGTGAAGCTGCTGCTGGACTTTGGTGCAGACATTAATGCCAGGAACACTGAGTTTCAGAGGCCGGTAGATGTGGCTCCACCCAGCAGTCTAACAGAGGGCTTTCTACTGCTATATGAAG CTACACCGAGACTGCTGAGCCAGCTGTGTCGTCAGTGCATCAGGAGCTGCGTCGGCCGTGACAGACTCCACCTTCTTTCCCACCTTCCCCTGCCCAACAGAATTAGTAACTACCTGCAGTACCAATGA
- the ctso gene encoding cathepsin O, protein MRGGHLYIIVLATVYMLVCPLCCRNVSSVETRTKLNGSAVDFHSFREQFHRRYEVNSEEFTRRHLYFQNATERHAYLNSLSAGPQSAKYGINRFSDLSQKEFRDLYLRASADRAPLFSGLKTEGLPAKFDWRDKAVVAPVQNQEACGSCWAFSVVGAMQSTHAIGGSQLEQLSVQQVLDCSYKNEGCSGGSTLRALSWLKQTRVKVVPRSEYPYKAKTGICHFFSQSHDGVAVKNFIAHDFSGREEAMMGQLVERGPLAAIVDAVSWQDYLGGIIQHHCSSQWSNHAVLVVGYNTMGDVPYWIVQNSWGTTWGDEGYVYIKIGGNICGIADSVAAVLL, encoded by the exons ATGAGGGGCGGCCATCTGTATATAATTGTTTTAGCGACTGTTTACATGCtcgtctgtcctctgtgttgtCGAAATGTGAGCTCCGTTGAGACTCGGACAAAGTTAAACGGCTCTGCGGTTGATTTCCACTCGTTCAGAGAGCAGTTTCACCGCAGGTATGAAGTCAACAGCGAGGAATTTACGCGCCGTCATCTCTATTTTCAG aATGCTACAGAGCGGCACGCATACCTGAACTCACTCTCCGCAGGACCACAGTCCGCCAAGTATGGCATCAACCGGTTCTCTGACCTCTCACAGAAGGAATTCAGAG ATCTCTACCTCCGAGCGAGCGCTGACAGAGCTCCTCTCTTCTCTGGACTGAAGACAGAGGGGCTCCCAGCCAAATTTGACTGGAGAGACAAAGCAGTGGTGGCGCCGGTCCAGAACCAAGAAGCA TGTGGGAGCTGTTGGGCATTTAGCGTAGTTGGTGCCATGCAGTCCACCCATGCCATAGGAGGCTCgcagctggagcagctcagTGTGCAGCAGGTTCTGGACTGCTCCTACAAAAATGAGGGCTGCAGTGGAGGCTCCACGTTACGGGCCCTGAGTTGGTTAAAGCAA ACCAGAGTGAAAGTGGTGCCTCGGTCAGAGTACCCCTACAAAGCCAAGACAGGGATCTGCCATTTTTTCTCTCAATCACATGACGGTGTTGCTGTGAAGAACTTCATTGCTCATGACTTCag CGGTCGAGAGGAGGCAATGATGGGTCAGCTGGTGGAGCGCGGTCCCTTGGCAGCTATCGTGGATGCTGTCAGCTGGCAGGATTACCTGGGTGGAATCATCCAGCACCACTGCTCCAGCCAGTGGTCTAACCATGCTGTCCTGGTAGTTGGATACAACACTATGG GGGATGTTCCATACTGGATTGTGCAGAACTCCTGGGGAACCACATGGGGCGATGAGGGTTATGTTTATATAAAAATCGGTGGAAACATTTGTG GTATTGCAGATTCTGTGGCGGCAGTTCTCCTTTGA
- the tdo2a gene encoding tryptophan 2,3-dioxygenase A, with protein sequence MSGCPYFEKRHLLFKNKPPTTEEEEEDAQAGVNKASKGGIIYGDYLQLDKIVSAQVLQSELKGNKIHDEHLFIVTHQAYELWFKQILFELDSVRHIFISGHVRDERNMLKVNTRIHRIVMIFRLLVDQFAVLETMTALDFFDFREYLAPASGFQSLQFRILENKIGVPDNLRVPYNRRHYRDNFKGHESEMLLATEQEPTLLKLVEEWLERTPGLEADGFNFWERLEINIFDGLNQEKEKIEKMADSEDKEEMMAELIKQKELFTSLFDEKRHDHLLSKGERRLSYKALQGALMIYFYREEPRFQVPFQLLTSLMDIDTLMTKWRYNHVCMVHRMIGSKAGTGGSSGYHYLRSTVSDRYKVFVDLFNLATFLVPRDWVPKLNPNVHTFLYMAECCDSSYCSSEDSD encoded by the exons ATGAGTGGATGTCCGTACTTTGAGAAGAGGCATTT GTTATTCAAAAACAAGCCTCCCacaacagaggaagaggaggaggatgctcAGGCAGGGGTTAACAAGGCCAGTAAAGGAGGAATCATCTATGGAGACTACCTGCAG CTCGACAAAATAGTCTCAGCCCAGGTGCTGCAGAGTGAGTTAAAGGGTAATAAGATCCACGATGAGCATCTCTTTATCGTCACCCATCAAG CCTATGAACTGTGGTTCAAACAGATTTTGTTTGAGCTTGATTCAGTGCGACATATCTTCATCAGTGGACAC GTTCGAGATGAGCGCAACATGCTCAAAGTCAACACTCGCATCCACAGGATCGTGATGATCTTTAGACTGCTGGTCGACCAGTTTGCGGTTTTGGAAACTATGACAGCCTTGGACTTTTTTGACTTTAG aGAATACCTGGCTCCAGCCTCTGGATTTCAAAGCCTTCAGTTTCGGATCTTGGAGAACAAAATCGGGGTCCCGGACAACCTGAGGGTTCCATACAACAGACGCCATTACAGGGACAATTTCAAAGGTCATGAGAGCGAGATGCTGCTCGCTACTGAACAGGAGCCAACACTCTTAAAACTAGTCGAG GAGTGGCTGGAGAGAACTCCTGGCTTGGAGGCGGATGGGTTCAATTTCTGGGAGAGGCTGGAAATCAATATATTTGATGGGCTGAAtcaggagaaggagaaaatCGAG aaaatggcaGATTCAGAGGACAAGGAGGAAATGATGGCAGAGCTGATCAAACAGAAAGAGCTGTTCACCTCTCTGTTTGATGAGAAGCGCCATGACCATCTCCTCAGCAAAG GTGAGAGGCGGCTCTCTTACAAGGCTCTCCAAGGTGCCCTGATGATCTACTTCTACAG GGAAGAGCCAAGGTTCCAGGTTCCCTTCCAGCTGCTCACATCCCTCATGGATATCGACACCCTCATGACAAAATGGCGAT ACAATCATGTATGCATGGTGCATCGTATGATTGGCAGCAAAGCCGGCACAGGGGGCTCATCTGGCTACCACTACCTGAGATCCACTGTCAG TGACCGCTACAAAGTGTTTGTGGATCTGTTCAATCTGGCAACGTTCCTGGTGCCTCGCGACTGGGTGCCCAAGCTAAATCCCAACGTTCATACGTTCCTCTACATGGCTGAATGCTGCGACAGCTCCTACTGCAGCAGTGAGGACTCAGACTAA